In the Gossypium arboreum isolate Shixiya-1 chromosome 10, ASM2569848v2, whole genome shotgun sequence genome, one interval contains:
- the LOC108487809 gene encoding translocase of chloroplast 159, chloroplastic has product MDSKRHVSFSAAEETQSSSGSLLIRAPLTTDSDFDYGSNSNETESTSGGSTVNSFENNNNNDDSELELGIKEFFSGDEEFDASSERWRLGLDEDNDTDSLENSSVDEENSGVSIGFMGSFISNLIVPIAQLSRDNEGFSEMFTDDEKIVTDVEDGEFSGAIQVESDLEDFIAKGKGLSLDVSKFDEGIPLQNPEDERIESKPVDKIVVSDMEEFKVEETRVEVGEPMSCQSTEGNNGDIIIVNTGNVSLFKTADGDTNSDPFKFPASLLGLDQEIEPEVEAIDKHIADNVCLYDESVVQMICRSSETTSTSLSKVAFEDQIWIANQQIVMDSDEAEAKMEHEAKELLNSAALATLSEDPTDVETDGGGLTVTSPCGSRVFSLDCAAHSGSSFHSLKVAPSNMDNIAFEENLSDEDKLFERLQLIRVKFLRLVHRLGHSPNDPMVAQVLYRLASGNPFCQEFILESSMKTAMQLEAEGKDELDFSLTLLVLGKTGVGKSASINSIFCEQKSMIDAFEPATTTVKEIVGTFDGVKIKIFDTPGLRSPVTEEATNCKLLASIKRSIRKFPPDVVLYVDRLDTYDRDLTDFLLLKSVTDSLGSSIWEKAIVTLTHAASACPEGPVVEPLSFEAFVSQRSNVVHRGISQAVGDLRLMNPSMIQPVALVENHLLCQGDRNGEFLLPNGKTWRSQLLLLCYSVKILSEASCLSKPQDPLDHHKLFSSQIHSPPLPYFLSSLLRSRPHPKLPNNQGDEDAILEIELGDSSNYDEYDKHPPFKSLRRSQVDKLCKEQRKPYFEENDYRVKLLQKKQWRNDVKRLMETKKKEKDGDGNDDDVGDNANVEEVDPTTISVPLPEMVLPPSFNGDNLTYLYRFSESASQLLTRPVLDSQVWDHDIGYDGVSLERSLAIAGYLPGAFAVQITKDKREFNVHLDSSVHSKHRGNGSTVLGFDIQTVGKQLAYVLRTETRFRNFNINGTTVGLSGTFFGGNMATGVKIEDRISIGKRLVLAGNAGAVACQGQVAYGANIEIRLKDNFPVEQIQTILGLSFVKWRHDPALMDNLQSQFSIGCSSSVAVHGELKHQFCGQITLKVSSSEQLYMTFASLIPIAVSIFRMIYPGSDIRKF; this is encoded by the coding sequence ATGGACTCAAAGCGCCATGTCTCTTTTTCTGCAGCAGAAGAGACCCAATCTTCATCAGGTTCTTTACTTATCCGAGCTCCTTTAACTACTGATTCCGATTTTGATTATGGATCCAACAGTAATGAAACTGAAAGCACTAGTGGTGGGAGTACTGTAAATAGTTTTGAGAACAACAACAACAATGACGATAGTGAGTTGGAGTTGGGAATTAAGGAGTTTTTTAGTGGGGATGAGGAGTTTGACGCTAGTTCTGAGAGGTGGAGGCTTGGCTTAGATGAGGATAATGATACTGATAGCTTAGAGAATTCATCGGTAGATGAGGAAAACAGTGGGGTTAGCATTGGTTTCATGGGGAGTTTTATCTCAAACTTGATTGTTCCTATTGCTCAATTGTCGAGGGATAATGAAGGGTTTTCTGAAATGTTTACTGATGATGAGAAAATAGTGACTGATGTTGAAGATGGAGAGTTTTCTGGCGCGATTCAGGTTGAAAGTGATTTGGAAGATTTTATAGCTAAAGGTAAAGGCCTTAGTTTGGATGTTTCTAAATTTGATGAGGGCATACCACTGCAAAATCCGGAGGATGAGAGGATCGAATCGAAACCTGTTGACAAGATTGTTGTGTCTGATATGGAGGAATTCAAAGTTGAGGAAACAAGGGTGGAGGTAGGAGAGCCAATGAGTTGCCAAAGTACAGAGGGCAACAATGGTGATATTATAATTGTAAATACTGGGAATGTAAGCTTGTTTAAAACTGCTGATGGTGATACTAATTCTGATCCCTTCAAATTTCCAGCTTCATTATTAGGTCTAGACCAAGAAATTGAACCAGAAGTAGAAGCTATAGATAAGCATATTGCGGATAATGTTTGCCTTTATGATGAAAGTGTTGTTCAAATGATATGTAGAAGCTCTGAAACAACCTCCACATCTCTTTCAAAGGTAGCTTTTGAGGATCAAATATGGATAGCAAATCAGCAGATTGTAATGGATTCTGATGAAGCGGAAGCAAAGATGGAGCATGAAGCTAAGGAACTGCTCAATTCTGCTGCATTGGCTACTCTTTCAGAAGATCCGACAGACGTTGAAACGGATGGTGGTGGCCTCACAGTCACTTCCCCTTGTGGTTCTAGAGTATTCTCGCTAGACTGTGCTGCTCATTCAGGTTCTTCATTCCATTCTCTGAAAGTTGCTCCATCAAATATGGATAACATTGCCTTCGAGGAGAATCTAAGTGATGAAGATAAGCTGTTTGAGAGGTTACAACTAATAAGAGTGAAATTCTTGAGACTTGTTCATAGACTAGGTCATTCTCCCAATGATCCCATGGTGGCTCAAGTACTGTACAGACTAGCTTCAGGTAACCCTTTCTGTCAAGAATTCATCCTTGAATCTTCCATGAAAACAGCTATGCAACTTGAAGCAGAAGGTAAAGATGAATTGGACTTTTCTTTGACTCTTTTGGTTCTTGGAAAAACTGGAGTGGGAAAGAGTGCAAGCATTAATTCCATTTTCTGTGAGCAAAAATCCATGATTGATGCGTTCGAACCAGCCACAACCACAGTAAAGGAGATTGTTGGAACATTTGATGGAGTTAAGATCAAAATCTTTGATACGCCTGGTCTTAGATCTCCTGTGACGGAAGAAGCTACTAATTGCAAACTATTGGCATCCATAAAGAGGTCTATAAGGAAGTTCCCGCCAGATGTTGTCCTCTATGTCGATCGTTTAGACACATATGACAGAGATCTTACGGACTTTCTATTACTAAAGTCAGTTACTGATTCTCTAGGTTCATCAATATGGGAAAAAGCCATTGTAACTCTTACTCATGCTGCATCTGCTTGCCCCGAGGGACCAGTGGTTGAACCCTTAAGTTTTGAGGCCTTTGTATCTCAAAGGTCTAATGTGGTTCATCGAGGTATCAGCCAAGCAGTTGGAGATCTGCGGCTAATGAATCCAAGTATGATTCAACCTGTGGCTCTTGTTGAGAACCATCTATTGTGTCAGGGAGACAGAAATGGAGAATTCTTGCTTCCAAATGGGAAAACTTGGAGATCACAGTTGCTACTCTTATGTTATTCAGTGAAGATCTTATCCGAAGCAAGTTGTTTGTCGAAACCACAAGATCCTTTGGATCACCATAAGCTTTTTAGCTCGCAAATTCATTCCCCGCCTCTACCTTACTTCTTGTCTTCTCTATTGCGATCTCGTCCTCATCCAAAACTACCTAACAATCAGGGTGATGAGGATGCCATCTTAGAGATTGAATTGGGAGACTCATCAAATTATGATGAATATGACAAGCATCCACCCTTCAAGTCTCTAAGAAGGTCTCAGGTTGATAAACTTTGCAAAGAGCAGAGAAAACCTTACTTTGAAGAGAATGATTATCGtgtgaagctacttcaaaagaaaCAATGGAGAAATGATGTGAAAAGATTGATGGAAACTAAGAAGAAAGAGAAAGATGGTGATGGTAatgatgatgatgttggagataatGCAAACGTTGAAGAAGTGGATCCGACTACTATATCGGTCCCCTTGCCTGAAATGGTCCTTCCTCCTTCCTTTAATGGGGATAACCTGACATACCTGTATCGATTTTCAGAATCTGCATCTCAGCTTCTCACGAGGCCAGTTTTGGACTCACAGGTTTGGGATCATGATATTGGATATGATGGTGTTAGCCTTGAAAGAAGTCTTGCTATAGCTGGTTACTTACCAGGGGCATTTGCTGTTCAAATCACCAAGGATAAAAGAGAGTTCAATGTCCATTTGGATTCTTCAGTCCATTCAAAACACAGAGGGAATGGATCAACAGTGCTGGGATTCGATATCCAAACTGTTGGAAAACAGCTTGCATACGTCTTAAGGACGGAAACAAGATTCAGAAATTTCAACATAAACGGAACAACTGTAGGTTTATCAGGTACTTTCTTTGGCGGAAATATGGCTACGGGAGTTAAGATCGAGGATCGGATTTCAATAGGAAAAAGGTTGGTTTTGGCTGGAAATGCTGGGGCAGTGGCATGTCAAGGTCAAGTAGCATATGGAGCCAACATTGAGATCCGATTAAAGGATAATTTTCCTGTTGAGCAAATCCAGACCATACTTGGACTGTCTTTTGTGAAGTGGAGGCATGATCCAGCTCTAATGGATAACCTACAATCTCAATTCTCTATTGGATGCAGTTCTTCAGTGGCTGTTCATGGGGAATTGAAACACCAGTTTTGTGGGCAAATCACTCTCAAAGTAAGCAGCTCAGAACAATTATACATGACATTTGCTTCTTTAATTCCAATTGCAGTCTCCATATTTCGGATGATCTATCCTGGCTCTGATATAAGAAAGTTCTAA
- the LOC108487810 gene encoding uncharacterized protein LOC108487810 codes for MKEEETVKQYLDRIIVVVNNIRLLGEQFSETKIVEKVISILLERYEAKISSLNDSRDLTNISLTELTNDLYAQEQRRASRLEEHQEGVFQAKTKPASSTFATKAKKLGEISLSQMLQEVGINPAGIAKGLVIQKPIVYKIKGRPRQNQPQQPKAEARVAEEGSEHEEQVFLVSCSAAKEKATEGWLIDSGCTNHMTPNAAIFKSIDRSFKTKVKVGNGHFIKAEGKGDVLISTPTEICSEIAQLLEKGYSVVFKGKEYQISDPSGSRLISVTMADKSFVIDWINDSDSAYIASLNESKLWHQRLGHANYRLMDQLTKEDLVENFTNSVEKEEVCELCQLGQQARLPFPSNKAWRASEKL; via the exons ATGAAGGAAGAAGAAACTGTCAAGCAGTATTTAGATAGGATTATAGTTGTGGTAAATAACATAAGGCTCCTTGGAGAGCAGTTCAGTGAAACAAAAATAGTGGAGAAGGTGATCTCAATCTTACTTGAGAGGTATGAGGCAAAAATATCTTCTCTCAATGACTCAAGGGACCTGACCAACATCTCATTGACAGAGTTGACCAATGATCTTTATGCACAAGAGCAAAGAAGAGCCAGCAGACTGGAGGAGCACCAAGAAGGTGTCTTCCAAGCCAAAACTAAACCTGCCTCGAGCACCTTTGCTACAAAGGCAAAAAAACTTGGAGAGATAAGCCTAAGTCAGATGTTGCAAGAAGTAGGGATTAACCCTGCAGGCATTGCAAAAGGCCTGGTCATCCAGAAGCCAATT GTTTACAAAATCAAAGGCAGACCAAGGCAGAATCAACCACAACAGCCAAAAGCTGAAGCTCGAGTAGCAGAAGAAGGCAGTGAACATGAAGAGCAAGTTTTTTTAGTTTCATGCTCAGCTGCTAAAGAAAAGGCCACAGAGGGGTGGCTCATAGACAGTGGTTGCACCAACCATATGACACCAAATGCTGCCATCTTCAAGTCAATTGATAGAAGCTTCAAAACAAAGGTAAAAGTAGGTAATGGCCACTTCATCAAGGCAGAAGGCAAAGGGGATGTGCTAATAAGCACTCCCACAG AAATCTGCTCAGAAATAGCTCAGTTGCTAGAAAAAGGCTATTCTGTTGTGTTCAAAGGCAAAGAGTACCAAATTAGTGATCCAAGTGGATCCAGGCTCATATCAGTCACTATGGCTGATAAAAGTTTTGTTATTGACTGGATAAATGACTCAGACTCAGCCTACATAGCCTCATTAAATGAATCCAAGCTTTGGCACCAAAGGCTTGGTCATGCCAACTACAGATTGATGGACCAGCTAACCAAAGAAGATCTGGTTGAGAACTTCACCAACTCAGTTGAAAAGGAGGAAGTTTGTGAGTTATGTCAGCTAGGACAGCAAGCGAGGCTGCCATTTCCTTCAAATAAGGCTTGGAGAGCCTCAGAAAAGCTGTAG